From a region of the Mycolicibacterium sp. MU0050 genome:
- a CDS encoding MFS transporter — translation MTVTRVSPWRAAIASFVGTTVEFYDFLIYGTAAALVFPKLFFPEADPSVAVLLSFATFGVGFVARPLGGIVFGHFGDRVGRKRMLVYSLLLMGASTVAMGLLPTYAQIGLAAPLLLTVLRLLQGFAVGGEWGGATLMAVEHAPAARKGFFGAFPQMGAPAGTALATLAFFAVAQLPDEQFLAWGWRIPFLASAVLIVIGLVIRLSLAESPDFAAVRERAATVKIPVAEAFRRHWRQILLVAGAYLSQGVFAYICVAYLVSYGTTVAGIGRTEALFGVFVAGVIAVLTYPLFGALSDRVGRKPVFFGGVVAMGAAVFPTFALINTGNAALFLAALVLVFGLAMAPAAGVTGSLFSLVFDADVRYSAVSVGYTLSQVLGSAFAPTIAVALYTATGTSDSIAAYLVAVSVISAVSVAFLPGPWRTRARDRDSAQADQPAGR, via the coding sequence ATGACGGTGACGAGGGTTTCCCCGTGGCGGGCCGCGATTGCGAGCTTCGTCGGCACGACGGTGGAGTTCTACGATTTCCTGATCTACGGGACCGCGGCCGCGCTGGTGTTCCCCAAGCTGTTCTTCCCCGAGGCTGACCCGTCGGTCGCGGTGCTGCTGTCGTTCGCGACCTTCGGGGTGGGATTCGTGGCGCGCCCCCTCGGCGGAATCGTCTTCGGCCACTTCGGTGATCGGGTGGGCCGCAAGCGGATGCTGGTGTACTCGCTGTTGCTCATGGGGGCCTCGACCGTCGCGATGGGTCTGCTGCCCACCTATGCCCAGATCGGGCTGGCCGCGCCGCTGCTGCTGACGGTGCTGCGGTTGCTGCAGGGCTTCGCCGTCGGCGGGGAGTGGGGCGGGGCCACCCTGATGGCGGTCGAGCACGCACCGGCCGCACGCAAGGGGTTCTTCGGGGCGTTCCCGCAGATGGGTGCGCCGGCCGGGACCGCGCTGGCCACCCTGGCGTTCTTCGCCGTCGCGCAGTTGCCCGACGAGCAGTTCCTGGCCTGGGGATGGCGAATTCCGTTCCTGGCCAGCGCCGTCCTGATCGTCATCGGGCTGGTGATCCGGCTGTCGCTGGCCGAGAGCCCGGACTTCGCCGCGGTGCGCGAGCGCGCCGCCACCGTCAAGATCCCGGTGGCCGAGGCGTTCCGGAGACACTGGCGGCAGATCCTGCTGGTCGCCGGCGCCTACCTGTCCCAGGGGGTCTTCGCCTACATCTGCGTGGCCTATCTGGTCTCCTACGGAACCACCGTCGCCGGGATCGGGCGCACCGAGGCGCTTTTCGGCGTGTTCGTGGCCGGCGTGATCGCGGTGCTGACGTATCCGCTCTTCGGTGCGCTGTCGGATCGGGTGGGTCGCAAGCCGGTGTTCTTCGGCGGAGTGGTGGCGATGGGCGCGGCGGTCTTCCCGACCTTCGCGCTGATCAACACCGGCAACGCCGCGCTGTTCCTGGCGGCCCTGGTGCTGGTGTTCGGGCTGGCGATGGCGCCGGCCGCCGGCGTCACCGGGTCACTGTTCAGCCTGGTGTTCGACGCCGACGTGCGCTACAGCGCGGTGTCCGTCGGCTACACGTTGTCGCAGGTGTTGGGTTCGGCGTTCGCGCCCACCATCGCGGTGGCGCTGTACACCGCCACCGGTACCAGCGATTCGATCGCGGCGTATCTGGTTGCCGTATCGGTAATTTCGGCGGTGTCGGTGGCGTTCCTGCCCGGGCCGTGGCGCACCCGCGCCCGCGACCGGGACTCAGCGCAGGCGGATCAGCCCGCTGGGCGGTAG
- a CDS encoding class II fumarate hydratase, producing MTSDAVEYRIEHDTMGEVRVPKNALWRAQTQRAVENFPISGRGLERTQIRALGLLKGACAQVNKDLGLLDGAKADAIIAAAAEIADGKHDDQFPIDVFQTGSGTSSNMNTNEVIASIAAANGVTVHPNDDVNMSQSSNDTFPTATHIAATEAAVRHLIPALEVLHRSLAAKAEQWRTTVKSGRTHLMDAVPVTLGQEFGGYARQIQAGIERVQATLPRLGELAIGGTAVGTGLNAPDGFGPKVVEVLKKSTGIDELRPAVDSFEAQAARDGLVEASGALKTIAVSLTKIANDIRWMGSGPLTGLGELHLPDLQPGSSIMPGKVNPVIPEAITQVAAQVIGNDAAVTWGGGNGAFELNVYIPMMARNVLESFTLLANSSELFAAKCVDGLEADEERLRTLAESSPSIVTPLNSAIGYEEAAKVAKQALAEKKTIRQTVIDRGLIGDKLSEEELDRRLDVLAMAKVRD from the coding sequence ATGACCAGCGACGCCGTCGAGTACCGCATCGAACACGACACCATGGGCGAGGTCCGGGTGCCGAAGAACGCCCTGTGGCGGGCACAGACGCAGCGGGCCGTGGAGAACTTCCCGATCTCCGGCCGCGGCCTGGAGCGCACCCAGATCCGCGCGCTGGGCCTGCTGAAGGGCGCCTGCGCGCAGGTGAACAAGGACCTGGGGCTGCTCGACGGCGCCAAGGCCGACGCGATCATCGCCGCGGCCGCCGAGATCGCCGACGGCAAGCACGACGACCAGTTCCCCATCGACGTGTTCCAGACCGGCTCGGGTACCAGCTCGAACATGAACACCAACGAGGTCATCGCCTCGATCGCCGCCGCCAACGGCGTGACGGTTCACCCCAACGACGACGTGAACATGTCGCAGTCGTCGAACGACACCTTCCCGACGGCCACCCACATCGCCGCCACCGAAGCCGCTGTGCGCCATCTGATTCCGGCGCTGGAGGTGCTGCACAGGTCGCTGGCCGCCAAGGCCGAGCAGTGGCGCACCACGGTGAAGTCCGGCCGCACCCACCTGATGGACGCGGTGCCGGTGACCCTCGGCCAGGAGTTCGGCGGCTACGCCCGGCAGATCCAGGCCGGCATCGAACGGGTGCAGGCCACGCTGCCCCGCCTGGGCGAACTGGCCATCGGCGGCACCGCCGTCGGCACCGGTCTCAACGCACCCGACGGGTTCGGCCCCAAGGTGGTCGAGGTGCTCAAGAAGTCGACCGGCATCGACGAATTGCGCCCGGCGGTGGACTCTTTCGAGGCCCAAGCCGCCCGCGACGGACTGGTCGAGGCCTCCGGCGCCCTGAAGACCATCGCGGTCTCGCTGACCAAGATCGCCAACGACATCCGCTGGATGGGGTCGGGCCCGCTGACCGGCCTGGGCGAGCTGCACCTGCCCGACCTGCAGCCCGGCAGCTCGATCATGCCCGGCAAGGTCAACCCGGTGATCCCGGAGGCCATCACCCAGGTCGCCGCGCAGGTGATCGGCAACGACGCCGCGGTCACCTGGGGCGGCGGCAACGGCGCCTTCGAGCTCAACGTCTACATCCCGATGATGGCCCGCAACGTGCTGGAGTCCTTCACGCTGCTGGCCAACTCGTCGGAGTTGTTCGCCGCCAAGTGTGTCGACGGGCTGGAGGCCGACGAGGAGCGGCTGCGCACCCTGGCCGAGTCCTCGCCGTCGATCGTGACGCCGCTGAACTCCGCGATCGGCTACGAGGAGGCCGCCAAGGTCGCCAAGCAGGCGCTGGCCGAGAAGAAGACGATCCGCCAGACCGTGATCGACCGCGGCCTGATCGGCGACAAGCTGTCCGAGGAGGAGCTGGACCGTCGTCTCGACGTGCTGGCCATGGCGAAGGTCCGCGACTGA
- a CDS encoding PhoH family protein encodes MSDSPKAQSDISPEGLRTYVLDTSVLLSDPWAATRFAEHQVVVPLVVISELEAKRHHHELGWFARQALRMFDDLRLEHGRLDQPIPVGTQGGSLHVELNHSDPNVLPAGFRTDTNDARILTCAANLAAEGKRVTLVSKDIPLRVKAGAVGLAADEYRAQDVITSGWTGMTELDVVADEVDTLFADGEIDLEQARDLPCHTGVRLLGGTSHALGRVTAEKRVQLVRGDREVFGLRGRSAEQRVALDLLLDESVGIVSLGGKAGTGKSALALCAGLEAVLERRTQRKVVVFRPLYAVGGQDLGYLPGSESEKMGPWAQAVFDTLEGLASPAVLEEVLARGMLEVLPLTHIRGRSLHDSFVIVDEAQSLERNVLLTVLSRLGTGSRVVLTHDVAQRDNLRVGRHDGVAAVIEKLKGHPLFAHITLLRSERSPIAALVTEMLEEITPGALP; translated from the coding sequence GTGAGTGATTCACCGAAGGCTCAGTCGGACATCTCGCCGGAAGGACTGCGGACCTACGTCCTGGACACGTCCGTCCTGCTGTCCGACCCCTGGGCGGCGACCCGGTTCGCCGAGCATCAGGTTGTCGTACCGCTCGTCGTGATCAGCGAGTTGGAGGCCAAGCGCCATCATCACGAACTCGGCTGGTTCGCGCGTCAGGCGTTGCGCATGTTCGACGACCTGCGACTGGAGCACGGGCGCCTCGACCAACCCATTCCCGTTGGGACACAGGGTGGTTCGTTGCACGTCGAGCTCAACCACAGCGACCCCAACGTGCTGCCCGCCGGCTTCCGGACCGATACCAACGACGCGCGCATCCTGACCTGTGCGGCCAACCTTGCCGCCGAGGGTAAGCGGGTCACGCTGGTCAGCAAGGACATCCCGCTGCGGGTCAAGGCCGGTGCCGTCGGCCTGGCTGCCGACGAATATCGCGCCCAGGACGTCATCACCTCCGGCTGGACCGGGATGACCGAACTCGACGTGGTGGCAGACGAGGTCGACACGCTGTTCGCCGACGGCGAGATCGACCTGGAGCAGGCGCGAGACCTGCCCTGCCACACCGGAGTTCGGCTGCTCGGTGGTACCTCACACGCCCTGGGGCGGGTCACCGCCGAGAAGCGGGTGCAACTGGTGCGCGGCGATCGCGAGGTGTTCGGGCTGCGCGGCCGCTCCGCCGAACAGCGGGTGGCGCTCGACCTGCTGCTCGACGAGTCGGTGGGCATCGTCTCGCTCGGCGGCAAGGCCGGCACCGGCAAGTCCGCGCTGGCCCTGTGCGCCGGCCTGGAGGCCGTGCTGGAGCGGCGCACCCAGCGCAAGGTCGTGGTCTTCCGTCCGCTCTACGCCGTCGGCGGCCAGGATCTCGGCTACCTGCCCGGCAGTGAGAGCGAGAAGATGGGGCCGTGGGCCCAGGCCGTGTTCGACACGCTCGAAGGCCTGGCCAGCCCGGCGGTCCTCGAGGAGGTGCTGGCCCGCGGGATGCTGGAAGTGCTGCCGCTGACCCACATCCGCGGCCGCTCGCTGCACGACTCGTTCGTCATCGTCGACGAGGCGCAGTCCCTGGAGCGCAACGTCCTGCTGACCGTGCTGTCCCGGCTGGGCACCGGTTCGCGGGTGGTGCTCACCCACGACGTCGCGCAGCGGGACAACCTGCGGGTCGGCCGTCACGACGGGGTCGCCGCGGTCATCGAGAAGCTCAAGGGCCATCCGCTGTTCGCGCACATCACCCTGCTGCGTAGCGAGCGGTCACCGATCGCCGCGCTGGTGACCGAGATGCTCGAAGAGATCACCCCCGGCGCCCTGCCCTGA
- a CDS encoding glycine hydroxymethyltransferase — MTADSTVSSSTAAPGAEYAETASAAYRAALEVIESVEPRVAAATRKELADQRDSLKLIASENYASPAVLLTMGTWFSDKYAEGTVGHRFYAACQNVDTVEALAAEHARELFGAPYAYAQPHSGIDANLVAYWAILATRVEAPGLAELGAKHVNDLSEADWEKLRAKLGNQRLLGMSLDTGGHLTHGFRPNISGKMFHQRQYGTDPATGFIDYDAVAAAAREFKPLVLVAGYSAYPRRVNFAKMREIADEVGATLMVDMAHFAGLVAGKVFTGDEDPVPHAHVTTTTTHKSLRGPRGGLVLATEEYAPAVDKGCPMVLGGPLSHVMAAKAVALAEARRPEFRSYAQAVADNAQALADGFLKRDGALVTGGTDNHLVLLDVTSFGLTGRQAESALLDAGIVTNRNAVPADPNGAWYTSGIRLGTPALTTRGFGADDFDRVAELVVDVLKNTQPQGTSKAKYTLADGTAERVHSAAAELLAANPLYPGLTL, encoded by the coding sequence ATGACTGCAGACTCGACCGTTTCCAGCTCGACCGCCGCCCCGGGTGCGGAGTACGCGGAGACCGCGAGCGCCGCGTACCGCGCCGCGTTGGAGGTCATCGAGTCGGTGGAGCCTCGCGTCGCCGCGGCCACCCGCAAGGAGCTCGCGGATCAGCGTGACTCGCTCAAGCTGATCGCCAGTGAGAACTACGCCTCGCCGGCGGTGCTGCTGACCATGGGGACCTGGTTCTCGGACAAGTACGCCGAGGGCACCGTCGGGCACCGCTTCTACGCCGCGTGCCAGAACGTCGACACCGTGGAGGCGCTGGCCGCCGAGCACGCGCGCGAGCTGTTCGGCGCGCCGTACGCCTACGCGCAGCCGCACTCCGGGATCGACGCCAACCTGGTGGCCTACTGGGCCATCCTGGCCACCCGGGTGGAGGCGCCGGGGCTGGCCGAACTGGGCGCCAAGCACGTCAACGACCTGTCGGAGGCCGACTGGGAGAAGCTGCGGGCCAAGCTGGGTAACCAGCGGCTTCTGGGGATGTCGCTGGACACCGGCGGGCACCTCACCCACGGCTTCCGGCCCAACATCTCCGGCAAGATGTTCCACCAGCGCCAGTACGGCACCGACCCGGCCACCGGGTTCATCGACTACGACGCCGTGGCCGCGGCCGCGCGCGAGTTCAAGCCGCTGGTGCTCGTCGCCGGTTATTCGGCCTACCCGCGGCGGGTCAACTTCGCCAAGATGCGCGAGATCGCCGACGAGGTCGGCGCCACCCTGATGGTCGACATGGCGCACTTCGCCGGCCTGGTGGCGGGCAAGGTGTTCACCGGCGACGAGGACCCGGTGCCCCACGCGCACGTCACCACCACGACGACGCACAAGTCGCTGCGCGGTCCGCGCGGTGGCCTGGTGCTGGCCACCGAGGAGTACGCGCCGGCGGTCGACAAGGGCTGCCCGATGGTGCTCGGCGGCCCGCTGTCGCACGTCATGGCGGCCAAGGCCGTCGCGCTGGCCGAGGCCCGTCGCCCCGAGTTCCGGTCCTACGCCCAGGCCGTCGCCGACAACGCGCAGGCCCTGGCCGACGGGTTCCTCAAGCGGGACGGGGCCCTGGTCACCGGAGGCACCGACAACCACCTGGTGCTCCTGGACGTGACGTCGTTCGGCCTGACCGGGCGGCAGGCGGAATCCGCGCTGCTGGACGCCGGCATCGTCACCAACCGCAACGCCGTGCCCGCCGACCCGAACGGGGCCTGGTACACCAGCGGGATCCGGTTGGGTACGCCCGCGCTGACCACGCGCGGTTTCGGGGCCGACGACTTCGACCGGGTGGCCGAGTTGGTGGTCGACGTGCTGAAGAACACCCAGCCCCAGGGCACCTCGAAGGCCAAGTACACGCTGGCCGACGGCACCGCCGAGCGGGTGCACTCCGCGGCCGCCGAGTTGTTGGCCGCCAACCCGCTGTACCCGGGCCTGACCCTGTAG
- a CDS encoding DUF732 domain-containing protein → MRKSVVAMFVGGAAAAAVAVAPTAQADQLGYVINVTTGPGYNFPNAQAALDYGYMLCGRIAAGDSYPAMAEQIKRDFGPDEYKVSYLLSQSAQELCPAQTWQLRQSVGDGYRPAG, encoded by the coding sequence ATGAGAAAGTCTGTGGTGGCGATGTTCGTGGGTGGCGCGGCAGCGGCGGCCGTGGCGGTGGCGCCGACGGCGCAGGCCGATCAGTTGGGCTATGTCATCAACGTGACGACCGGGCCCGGCTACAACTTCCCCAACGCGCAGGCCGCCCTGGACTACGGCTACATGCTGTGCGGCCGGATCGCCGCCGGCGACAGCTATCCGGCGATGGCCGAGCAGATCAAGCGGGACTTCGGCCCCGACGAGTACAAGGTGTCCTACCTGCTGAGCCAGTCCGCGCAGGAGCTGTGCCCGGCGCAGACCTGGCAGCTGCGCCAGTCGGTCGGCGACGGCTACCGCCCAGCGGGCTGA
- a CDS encoding acyl-ACP desaturase yields the protein MAEFPVANALTLELEPVVAENLQRHLDTAEEWFAHDYVPFEQGENFAFLGGRDWDPSQQTLPQPVVDACEILQITKDNLAGYHRELVEHFILEWKWGRFIGRWTAEEHLHAIVMRNYLVVTRNFDPTANEDVRVDHVMNKGYRASSFTQIETLVFMAFFERSWAVFCRRTAEQTEEPVLKSLLERIAVDEERHELFFGNLVRWCLQYDEAETVAAVARRAKELQVPGADIDAFAGKVANVAEAGIFGPEQLRQVISDQITAFGLADRAELREFICA from the coding sequence ATGGCTGAGTTTCCCGTTGCCAACGCCTTGACGCTCGAGCTGGAGCCGGTGGTCGCAGAGAATCTGCAGCGCCACCTCGACACCGCCGAAGAGTGGTTTGCCCACGACTATGTGCCGTTCGAACAGGGCGAGAACTTCGCCTTCCTGGGCGGCCGCGACTGGGATCCGTCGCAGCAGACGCTGCCGCAGCCCGTCGTCGACGCCTGCGAGATCCTGCAGATCACCAAGGACAACCTCGCCGGCTACCACCGCGAGCTGGTAGAGCACTTCATCCTGGAGTGGAAGTGGGGCCGGTTCATCGGCCGCTGGACCGCCGAGGAGCATCTGCACGCCATCGTGATGCGCAACTACCTGGTGGTCACCCGCAACTTCGACCCGACGGCCAACGAGGACGTCCGCGTCGACCACGTGATGAACAAGGGCTACCGGGCCAGTTCGTTCACCCAGATCGAGACCCTGGTGTTCATGGCGTTCTTCGAGCGCAGCTGGGCGGTCTTCTGCCGGCGCACCGCCGAGCAGACCGAGGAGCCGGTGCTGAAGTCGCTGCTGGAGCGGATCGCGGTGGACGAGGAGCGCCACGAGCTGTTCTTCGGCAACCTGGTGCGCTGGTGCCTGCAGTACGACGAGGCCGAGACGGTGGCGGCGGTCGCGCGGCGCGCCAAGGAGCTGCAGGTTCCCGGTGCCGACATCGACGCCTTCGCGGGCAAGGTCGCCAACGTCGCCGAAGCCGGCATCTTCGGACCCGAGCAGCTGCGCCAGGTGATCTCCGACCAGATCACCGCCTTCGGGCTGGCCGACCGCGCGGAACTCCGCGAGTTCATCTGCGCGTAA
- a CDS encoding DUF885 domain-containing protein, with the protein MEPASLIREYLLLGLRFDRIEEGYVDSFTGDPALRRQVADEPAPEAADLARQAQRLLAALPEVPRRDGFDETRAAYLGAHLRALECAARKFAGTDVGFVDEVRAYFDVDISKGDQDRYREAHARLDEVLGGTGSLVERMEADRRADEIPPERLGECIAAFSSALRDRVRAEFPLPERETVDYEIVTDKPWSGFNYYHGDYRSTVAVNADLKQQMANLPSLVAHESYPGHHTEHCRKEAGLVEALGQQEQTIFLVNTPQCLMAEGLADLALYAAIGPEWGSWAAEIYADLGLRFDAERAQAISAARATLADVRQDAALMLHDEHRDIDDVVAYVRRWLLVDETRARQMMRFLSSPLWRAYTSTYVEGYRLLRPWLDERPDGVTLTQRFGRLLDEPLIPSTLRAAA; encoded by the coding sequence ATGGAACCCGCTTCGTTGATCCGCGAGTACCTGCTGCTCGGCCTGCGCTTCGACCGCATCGAAGAGGGCTACGTGGACTCGTTCACCGGCGACCCCGCGCTGCGTCGCCAGGTCGCCGACGAGCCCGCGCCCGAGGCCGCCGACCTGGCCCGACAGGCCCAGCGGCTGCTGGCCGCGCTGCCCGAGGTGCCGCGGCGCGACGGCTTCGACGAAACCCGCGCGGCGTACCTGGGGGCGCACTTGCGCGCCCTGGAATGCGCGGCGCGCAAGTTCGCCGGGACCGACGTCGGGTTCGTCGACGAGGTCCGCGCCTACTTCGACGTCGACATCAGCAAGGGCGACCAGGACCGATACCGCGAGGCGCACGCCCGGCTGGACGAGGTGCTGGGCGGGACCGGATCGCTCGTCGAGCGGATGGAGGCCGACCGGCGCGCCGACGAGATTCCCCCGGAGCGGCTCGGCGAGTGCATCGCGGCGTTCTCCAGCGCCCTGCGCGACCGGGTCCGCGCGGAATTCCCGCTGCCCGAGCGCGAGACCGTCGACTACGAGATCGTCACCGACAAGCCCTGGTCGGGATTCAACTACTACCACGGCGATTACCGCTCGACGGTGGCCGTCAACGCCGACCTCAAGCAGCAGATGGCCAACCTGCCCTCGCTCGTCGCGCACGAGTCCTATCCCGGCCACCACACCGAGCACTGCCGCAAGGAGGCCGGGCTGGTCGAGGCGCTCGGTCAGCAGGAACAGACCATCTTCCTGGTCAACACCCCGCAGTGCCTGATGGCCGAGGGCCTGGCTGACCTGGCGCTGTACGCGGCGATCGGCCCGGAGTGGGGGAGCTGGGCCGCGGAGATCTACGCCGACCTGGGCCTGCGGTTCGACGCCGAACGGGCCCAAGCCATCTCGGCGGCCCGCGCCACCCTGGCCGACGTGCGCCAGGACGCGGCGCTGATGTTGCACGACGAACATCGCGACATCGATGACGTCGTCGCCTACGTGCGGCGGTGGCTGCTGGTCGACGAGACCCGCGCCCGGCAGATGATGCGGTTCCTGTCCTCGCCGCTGTGGCGCGCCTACACCAGCACCTACGTCGAGGGATATCGGCTGCTGCGGCCGTGGCTCGACGAGCGGCCCGACGGGGTGACCCTGACGCAGCGTTTCGGCCGGCTGTTGGACGAGCCGCTGATTCCCTCGACCCTGCGCGCCGCGGCCTGA
- a CDS encoding cation:proton antiporter: protein MHSTIAITLTAMVFGYAVVSAVVKRWYVAPALIFLLVGMLLGPSGLGVLPDSDDADTFTVLAQLALTVILFNQAAELGKVRGRLTGRLLLIGIPLTLVLGTVTALVFLPVLPVWEAVCLAAILAPTEVALIEALMEDRRIPERVRHALSVESGLYDGFALATLLAALAVASGSADDESASAWVWFAVRTELLSVVVGVLVGLAGSWVIVASVRRGWMSNTWAQLATVAVALLCFQVGESLHASGFVAAFVGGLAYALVSRRAGASVPTQVTDATAKLLELLVFALFGAYLVVAAWRTATWQVVLFAALALVGVRLAATTAALLRTDVPWRSRLFVGWFGPRGIGSLVLAMIVLGRGELEHSDLLVQVAVVAVTISLTLGSLTVPCGIRLVSVDRLVRSRP, encoded by the coding sequence ATGCATTCGACCATCGCGATCACCCTGACCGCCATGGTGTTCGGCTATGCCGTCGTCTCGGCGGTGGTCAAGCGGTGGTACGTGGCCCCCGCGCTGATCTTCCTGCTGGTCGGGATGCTCCTGGGTCCCTCCGGGCTGGGTGTGCTGCCCGACAGCGACGACGCCGACACCTTCACCGTCCTGGCTCAGCTGGCACTGACGGTCATCCTGTTCAACCAGGCCGCCGAACTCGGCAAGGTGCGCGGTCGGCTCACCGGCCGACTGCTGCTCATCGGCATCCCGCTCACGTTGGTCCTCGGCACGGTGACCGCGTTGGTGTTCCTGCCCGTGCTGCCGGTCTGGGAGGCCGTCTGCCTGGCCGCGATCCTGGCGCCGACCGAGGTCGCGTTGATCGAGGCGCTGATGGAGGACCGCCGCATCCCGGAGCGGGTCCGGCACGCGCTGTCGGTGGAATCCGGCCTCTACGACGGCTTCGCGCTGGCGACGCTGCTGGCGGCGCTCGCGGTGGCTTCGGGCAGCGCCGACGACGAGAGCGCCTCGGCCTGGGTGTGGTTCGCGGTGCGCACCGAATTGCTGTCGGTGGTGGTGGGTGTGCTCGTCGGGTTGGCGGGCTCGTGGGTAATCGTGGCGTCGGTGCGGCGCGGTTGGATGAGCAACACCTGGGCGCAACTGGCGACGGTCGCGGTCGCGCTGCTGTGCTTCCAGGTGGGGGAGAGCCTGCACGCCAGCGGCTTCGTGGCGGCGTTCGTCGGCGGGCTGGCGTATGCGCTGGTGAGCCGGCGGGCGGGCGCGTCGGTGCCCACCCAGGTCACCGACGCCACCGCGAAACTGCTGGAGTTGCTGGTGTTCGCGCTGTTCGGCGCCTACCTGGTGGTGGCCGCCTGGCGGACGGCGACTTGGCAGGTGGTGCTGTTCGCGGCGCTGGCGTTGGTGGGCGTCCGCCTGGCCGCGACGACGGCGGCGCTGCTGCGCACCGACGTCCCGTGGCGCAGTCGGCTGTTCGTCGGGTGGTTCGGGCCGCGCGGCATCGGCAGCCTGGTGCTGGCGATGATCGTGCTCGGCCGCGGCGAACTCGAGCACAGCGACCTGCTGGTCCAGGTGGCGGTGGTCGCGGTGACGATCAGCCTGACGCTGGGCAGTCTGACCGTGCCGTGCGGGATCCGGCTGGTCTCGGTCGACCGACTTGTCCGGTCTCGGCCTTGA
- the coaA gene encoding type I pantothenate kinase: MSRLSEPSPYVEFDRKQWRALRMSTPLKLTEEEVLGLRGLGEQLDLLEVEEVYLPLARLIHLQVAARQRLFAATAEFLGESDQNPDRPVPFIIGVAGSVAVGKSTTARVLQALLARWGNHARVDLVTTDGFLYPNAELSRRNIMHRKGFPESYDRRALMRFVTTVKSGAEVACAPVYSHLLYDIVPGEKQMVRHPDILVLEGLNVLQTGPTLMVSDLFDFSVYVDARIEDIEQWYVSRFLSMRAGAFANPQSHFHSYSTLTDEQAVFAARDIWHSINRPNLIENILPTRPRATLVLRKDSDHSINRLRLRKL, translated from the coding sequence ATGTCGCGGCTGAGCGAGCCGAGCCCGTACGTGGAGTTCGACCGAAAGCAATGGCGAGCGCTGCGTATGTCGACGCCGCTCAAGTTGACCGAGGAAGAGGTCCTGGGGCTGCGGGGTCTGGGCGAGCAGTTGGACCTGCTCGAGGTCGAAGAGGTCTATCTGCCGCTGGCCCGGCTGATCCACCTGCAGGTGGCCGCCCGCCAGCGATTGTTCGCCGCGACGGCGGAGTTCCTCGGCGAGTCCGACCAGAACCCGGACCGGCCGGTCCCGTTCATCATCGGCGTCGCCGGCAGCGTGGCGGTGGGCAAGTCCACCACCGCGCGTGTGCTGCAGGCCCTGCTGGCCCGGTGGGGCAACCACGCCCGGGTGGACCTGGTCACCACCGACGGGTTCCTTTACCCCAACGCCGAGCTGTCCCGGCGGAACATCATGCACCGCAAGGGCTTCCCGGAAAGCTACGACCGCCGCGCCCTGATGCGCTTCGTGACGACGGTGAAATCGGGCGCCGAGGTGGCCTGCGCCCCGGTGTATTCGCACCTGCTCTACGACATTGTTCCCGGCGAGAAGCAGATGGTCCGCCACCCGGACATCCTGGTGCTCGAGGGCCTCAACGTCCTGCAGACCGGCCCCACCCTGATGGTGTCGGACCTGTTCGATTTCTCGGTCTACGTCGACGCCCGCATCGAGGACATCGAGCAGTGGTACGTGTCGCGGTTCCTGTCGATGCGCGCCGGCGCCTTCGCCAATCCGCAGTCGCACTTCCACAGCTACTCGACGCTGACCGACGAACAGGCGGTGTTCGCCGCGCGCGACATCTGGCATTCGATCAACCGGCCCAACCTGATCGAGAACATTCTGCCGACGCGGCCGCGGGCAACCCTGGTGTTGCGCAAGGACTCCGATCATTCGATCAACCGGTTGCGGCTGCGCAAGCTCTGA